The segment TGAGCGCAGACCGTGGGGCGCTACTCCTTCTGGTTCCTTGACCCCGACGGCAATACGGTGAGCTTCATTGAGAAGAAGGATCTACCGTGATATACCAGTACACGCCGTACTTATCGACGACTTCAGCACAGCAGGAGCTCCAGGGAAGGGCGCCTAACGGAAATAACACCGTGCCGCCCTTCGCTAGCATTTCGTATGCCTTGTTCACTTCTTCTTCACGCTCAAAGTTAATCCCATAACTCATCGTTGGGCGTGATCCCTCTAGTGATGATGCGAGCATGAATATCCAAGCATTCATTCGAAATAATCTTCATATTAGGATTGCTGGGTCCAGAAGTTTCATCATATAATCCAATAATTAGTTTGGATAATTCATCTTGCACACCCCATAAACCTTCAAGATTATCGGTTTGATTATTTATTAAATGTCGACTCATTGATAAAACAACATCCTTGTATTCAATAACTGACTTTGATTCCTCTTCCAAATACTGAACAAAAGCATACATGGAACTTCGGTTTAAATTTGAATTAGTTATCTCAATCAAAAACTCCTTATCTCTACTTAAATCTATCAAATTATCATAAAATAACCTTGAGATAGGGATTTCCAGGTCTAAATCGCTTTTTTTAAATCTACGAATAATATCTTTAGCTAAGTGATTATAGCTTTCCTTATTAAAATAGATAGTAACCATATCTAATATATTTTCAGCTTGTACCTTACTCATAATTTCGATATTTGTCATTTCCACTTCAAATTCATTCTTAAGGATAAACATTTCAGCCAAGCAGTGCGCACCCATCTCTATTAATTCCTCATCATCAGAGGTATAACATTGGTTTATAAGTTCTAATACATCTTGACGATATTTGGGATAAAGTAAAAACAACATATCTTTTGTACCATGAAAGCCTGCAAAGCGATAATCTTGTTTATACATACTAATAATTCTTTCAGATGCCCATTCCTTATCTACATTAAAAGAAGGCCATAATGCAAAGAAGCTTGCAAGCCTTACTGCTGGATTTTGATCCGATACCATTTGATCAAGCGTGACTTTTAATTCTTCAAAAAAACCATAATTCCTCCAAATTAATCGAGCAATTGATTGAGCTGCTCTCCCTCTTACACAATTTAATGCGTTACTTTGTAACATGTTGAACGTATGCATTTCCTTATCTTCATTATTAGTCACATCAGGTTTTCCCATTATCGGATTCTTATGATTAATTGCAATATCTTTGATAATATCAAGGATTTCATGGGACCATGCAATATTATCTCTCTTCTCAATAATCGTGCATAAGGAGCTTGCCCTACTATAATTGTCATTATCATATAGATACTTCAATATCATTTCTTCTAATAATTCTTGAGGAATATTATTCAAGTAACTGCTATGTGCAACACCATTATAAAGTGAGTCAATATATGCGTCAGAAACCTCTTCATGAATAGATAACAATAACTTGATCATCCTTGTAGGGTTTTCAGTTACAGCATCATTAAAACTACTTGAAAATGTTGAAAGAGAGTTTTCGATAAAACCTCCTGGAATCTCTGTCCAACGTTTTCTCTGTTTGTCATTTAGCTTTTTATTTGTTAATAAAGTTCTCCATGTTCTATTATTTAAATTCTTACCTTCTATAGGGGAATTTACCGAACCACCATGTCCATTTGAATATTTGTAAATTGAGGATTCATTAAGGGATTTTCGTTTCAAAATCAAGAGTAATTCCTTGGCTTTATTACTTAAACGATTACTTGGGAGAGCTTCTAAAATATCTCTCTGAAAATCCCCCCAAAAACTCCAGTAAGCTTTATAATCTTTATTTCCTTTATTGTATTCAATTCTTCGACGATACATATCTTTTGCTCGTGGAGAAATGTAGCTTATTACCTTATTTTCTAGCATCCCAAAAACCTCTTGTTTGCATGTTTCAGAATGTCTGATTAATATCCTTTTGGCTAATAATAACTCATCACCAATACCACTTGTTTTTTCAAAAATGTTATTATCAAAATCAATACTTAAATATTCAATAATAAAATCACTATACGTATGTGGGAAATTACACATTCCATCTAATATCAATTCATTAAAGATTGCTTTGCCCTTCCCCATGTATTCATCATAGCGATTTAAAAATAAGTCCGGATCATTAGCAATTATTGCTGCATTAGCTTTTTTTATAATTCCAATACTTGCTCTCTCTAAATTTCTTCTGTAATTACTTCTAGCAGACCAATCACCATAATTTAGCATCCCATCGTCTGACGTAGGAATATACGGCAATAATATGTTGATTACATCCATTCCATTTTTTATAAATATTTCAGAATCTTCTTCTAGGAATTCATCCACATATCTATATATACTTTGACTCTGTCTCTTGAGTTGATTATTCAATAAAAATGCTAAAACTCTTATTGTTCTCATTTCACATTTTTTCAGCATTGCCTTAATGTCAATATCCGTATCAGCAAGTTGAGGATATTTGTTATAAAACTCCATACGAAGTTCAAACATCTCATCTGTATCATAATTTATATTGTGTGAAAAGCATCGAAAAAACTCCATATCATCTTCTTCTGATTTAAATAAATGTTCTACTATAAATTCAACATCTTTGACTTCATAATTTGGAGAGAGATTGATTACAAGCTTTAATGCAATATTCTTTTTTTCAGGATCACTAAACCATTTATCTAAAAACCCATGATCTCTAAGTAGTCTAATATATTGTGGTTTAGTGTAAACGACATTATTTATTATATGCTTACTGTATAAGTCATTTTCACAATTTTCTAATATATAAGTTTGAATATTTTCGTCTATAGTGTCTAACTGATTTAATATTTCAAAAAAGACAAATTTAAGACTATATCTAACCTGATCAGAAGATAACATTGTTTGACCTGCTTTAAGAAAATCTTCACTACACTGTTCGTTAAGATTCTGCAGTAGCATCTGCACCTGATATCTTTTTCCAGGGGTCTGCTGTTCTATACCTCCAATAGCCCCTAATATATCTTCAGTTTCATAATACTCAGTTAACATCTTTTCAACCAAGAAATAGTCTAATATGGACTGGTGAGCAAATGAAATCTTATTGTTTTGTATTACCAAAAAGCCGTTAGAAGATAAATTATCCAAGACTGATATATTATCATTTAGAAGCATTCGAGGAATTGAAATTCGTCCGACTTTATTAAAATGACTTACTAACTTTTCTTTTGTTATGTTTACCTCTGTTTCACTAATACCTAGTTGAGTGCAATTTCTTTTTAGTTGTAGCCACCAAGCAGTTATCAAATGATTCGCTGTTGAAAACTCATTGTAAGTATTCCCTTTGTCTAATTTACTCCAAATAAAAATATTACTTGGAATTTTAAGTATTTGTTTCAATTTGTTTGTTAACCCACTGTACTCTGAGCCAATAATATTTTGAACTGTTTCCTCATTCAACTCATTAATTATAATCTTTTTCCACTGAATTTTATTCTTATTATCGCTGTTCGAAAACAATGATTTGATATTATTATCGTTTTCCAAGTCGTATGTTCTGCAAACAAAAACAACAGATATTTTATTACTTCTTTCAAGGTTTAATTTCTCTACTTGATTAATTATCTGATCACATACCAACAGAGCATCTCTTGAATGCGCTTGAGTCCAACGTAGTGCATCCAATTGGTCTAGAATGACTACTGACCTCTCTGTTTTGGAAACACTATGAATACAATGAGCAATAGAGGCCGGCAATCCTAAATTTTCTCCCCATTTTTCAGCATTATTACCTGGAATGCGTTTGTCTAACTTTATAGCCAGATATTGTATTGTATTCTCTAAGCAATAATTAATGATATCTTCAGTGCAACCACTTTTCCCATAACCAGCTTTTCCATGTATTAATATTGAATTTCCAAATTCTATTTGTTCTCTACATTTTGCAAATTCTTGTCTATTTATTAACTTTCCTTTAAATGGAGTAAAAGAAGAACTATACTCCCTATTTAGTTCATTAATTCTAGGAATAATTCGAGTATCCTTTGCAAGTTCTTTTAGTATTATTCCTCTTTCTTCAAAAAATTTATGTATTACAGATGAATTGATCTCTTTACCATACATAGTCCCTTCAACCATCCAGGACACTAAAGTATCGTATATTTCTTCTTCATTTCCAATGAACAACAAACTTATTTTTGATATCATTATTTCCTTTAATTGAGTGTCTGGAATTTGTCGATAATGTATTCTCCGTAAATATGCTATACATTTCTTAAGATCGGAATCAAGATTAGGATTTATCCCCATTGCTTTACAGAAATTTTCAAAAAAATTATTAATCTCTTTACTCGCATCAGGAATACGACTGTGATAAAAGTCTTTTGGTGAACTACTAGTACTCTTTGCCCTAGTTATTAAGTCCTCTAATAAAGTAAAAGCTAATGGAGAGACTAGAGATACCGAAATTGTTGCATCTCTTTCTAAATGGTGTTTCCAATTTGAAAAGATCCCTTTGGCATTTGCAGTGCCAAATTCCCAATATTCTTTACTTCCACTTCTTCCTTTACACTGTTGGCCTTCTCTACTGCCATTCTTATAACCAACCCATATATCTATGCCTTGCTCATCCTCCCCGAGGGCTTCTAGAATAAAATAATCAATCTTTTCATCTAATACCTGAAGTACTTGGTACACCGCATATCTATACTCATATCTGTTACCAAGTTTATCTCCCCTGCCCCCGGTTGGATACGGCATACATTAACCCCCATAAAATAAATTTGCGTTGAATGAAAAAGATTCAACGATCAAACAATTCAATAAATTCCCATATATTCATTCTATCATTTGATTTACATATTTTAAAGAACGTTTGTTTGTACTTAAAATTAATATCCACTCCATTCTCCTACATTTTTTTGATTTAAATATTTAATTAATATGCTCATCTAAAGTCCCTTCGATGTCCCTTCGATAGTAATTTTGAACAAAAAAACCGAAGCTCCCCTACGCCCCGGTTCCTTCGCTGCTAATTTATGCCTTCGTGATTAGACTCCTTCTCCCCGCCAAACACCTCAATCATCATTAACGCACCTATTTTGTAGCCTTGAATAAAAGATAATGCCGAATGCAGCGAGCAGGATTCACTATGTAGCTCCAGCAATTCCTCGACCTGATCAAAATCCTCTTGGGGTAGCCTCTCTTTAAGCATCAGTAATGAATCAATAATCCGCTGATTAATCCTTCGTGATTCTGGATCGTTTGGCTTCATCCGCTCATTGGGACGCAAACTCCCATAATACAAATCCTCCAAAATCATGATTATCAGGCCTCCTTTGAATGTGATACGTATACTTGTGGACAATAGCTCCCTACCCATCAAGTTTAACTGATAAAGTGGGTATATATTGTTTTTTATGCAGTATTCGCATATAATCACAACCTCTACAAAAACAAGCCCATATGCCGATGTTAAAGAAAATAAAGTACTAGACTAGCGAGAACGCTTCGTTAAGCAAACGGACAGTCTAACGCAACAAAATCAACGAAAAACGCGGACATTAGCTGCCCGCGTTTCTAGTAATTAGGAATTAAATGCCTTCAACGATACGCTTAGACCGCATTGAAACTTGCTCCAATAACTCGTCTTCATCAATGGTGAGCAGTTGACGGCCTTGCATTAAGACTTTTCCGTTAACGATGGTGGTGTCCACGTCCGCACCGTTAGCGCAATATGCGAGCAGTGAATGGAGGTTGTGTACCGGCTGCAAGTGGGGTTTTCTCATATCAATCAAGATGATATCTGCCTTCTTCCCGATTTCGAGCGTGCCCACCTCATGGGCGATGCGGAGCAACTGCGCACTTCCAGCCGTCGCCATGCGAAGAGCATCCATTGCGGGAAGCTTCGTGGGGTCCCCGTAATCCAACTTTTGCAGCCATGTTGCCGCCCGGATCTCTTCGAACATGTCTAACGTGGTGGCACTGCCCGCCCCATCCGTGCCTAAGCCTATCGTAATCCCTTGGTCAGCCATATCCTTGATCGGCGCTATGCCGCAGCCAAGTTTGAGATTGCTCACTGGATTATGGGACACTCCGCCCCGCATACTCTTCAGATAACCGATATCACGGCGATTTAGATGCACGCTATGTGCGAGGAGCACATGCGCCTGTTCAAACAGACCGAGGTGATACAAATATTCGGTTGGGGTCTGATTATACTTTTCCCGAATCTGAATGACTTCCTCTTTCGTTTCGGCCAAATGAGTATGTAACGGTATGTCCTCCTGCTCCGCCAAGTCGATAAGCTCTCTAAATGGCTGCGGAGGAACTGTGTAAGGGGAATGCGGACCTAGCATGGTCGTGATTCTGCCATCCGCTGCACCGCTCCAGTGACGAACGAGATCAAGCGCCTCGGACATTCGCCGCCCTCCGTCATTTTCGAGGAAGGTGAGCCCCCGTGTTAAAGAAGCCCGCATACCGGCCTCTTCTACCGCTGCCGCGATTTCATTCATGTGAATGTACATGTCGGCGAAGGTTGTCGTACCCGATTTAATCATTTCCGCCATCGCGAGCTTTGCTCCCCAATAAATATCCTCTGGAGTCATGCGTGCTTCAGCAGGGAGCATTTTCTGGTTCAACCAATCCATAAGCTTCAAATCGTCGGAAAATCCCCGCAATAAGCTCATAGACGAGTGTTGGTGGGCGTTGATCAGCCCGGGCATTGCAGCCATACCCCCGCCATGAATGATCACATCTGCCCCAGTAGATATAATGGACTGAATGTCCGCTATGCGGTCCCCGTCGATGAGAATATCCCCGATATAGGGTTCCTCGATTCCCATGGTTAAGATGGTCGAACCTTTGATTAACGTCTTCATCGTGACAGCCTCCTTTTCTAGGGTTTATACTAAACCTTGACGTTAAGTGAGGGTCAAGAACATAAAGGGGTCTAGCTCATGAAAATAAAAGAAGTCGCTGATATGCTGAAAATATCGCAGCGCGCGATTCGGTTTTACGAAGCCAAAGGTCTCATTGCTCCTTCCAAACAAGCTGACAATCAGTACCGGAGGTTTGACGAAGAAGATATTTGGCGCTTGCAGACGATCATTGCACTCAGGGAATCAGGAATGCCGGTTAGTGAGATTCGGACTGCACTATTGGATATTGAAGCCAAAGGAAACAGTCAATTACGATATTTGTTGGAACTCCAGCGATCCGTCATGTTCACCAAGTGGGTCGAAATGCAGCAGATTATCGAGACAACAGACCAAATGATTGAAACCCTCAAGAATGACCATACCCTTCCGCTTGACGACATTTACATTCTGGCGGAGGGTTCGAGAAGACTGAGAGAACAACGGACATGGAAGGATAAGTGGGGTTATGACCGCTTAGCCGGCGTTCACGATCAGTTGGTTCAAGAGGACACACGGAAATATGGGGACTATGATGAGGCGCTGCGGCTCGTTGTGAAGTGGGTCTCGCCCATCCTTGGTGATAGGGGTTTGGACATTGGAACGGGTACGGGAAATTTAGCCGGCCGACTGATCCATGAAGGCGCGGTGATGGCTGGGGTGGATCAGTCCAACGAAATGTTAAAAGAGTGCCAGCGCAAATTTCCCGAGATGGAGACCAAGCTTGGCAATTTCCTGGCACTTCCGTACCTTGACGGGAAATTTGATTTTATTGTTTCAAGTTTTGCCCTGCATCATCTGACGAGCGGCCAAATGCTGTTAGCTGTTCAGGAGATGCGCAGGGTATTAAAACCTCACGGAAGGATCTGCATCGCGGATTTGATGATTGACGGGGAAGGAAGCACAGCGCATGAAGGTGATGAGGATTCTCTTCTACTCCCCAAGCTCATTGATTTATTAGAGGATAGCGGATGCATCACGAAACACCTAAAAGTAAATCGATTGTTGCATGTTGTTCTAGCAGTACCTATCCGGTAAAAAAACCTTACCCCTGCGTCAAGGTTCACCGTATTGTATGTGATTTACAACAACGCCCCTTTTTACCAAGCCACAACTCCATGCTCATCAAAAAAGCCGCCAGTTGGACCATCACTAGCTATTGTGGCAAGCTCCACTACAACGGAAGCTGCTTGTTCGACTGAACGATAGCCACTATTACCATTTAAATCGGTAGCTGTAAATCCAGGGCAAACGGAGTTGATTTTAATAGGAGAATCACTTAAATCTTTAGCAAAGGAAACGGTTAAAGCATTTACAGCCGTTTTAGAACTATTGTAGGCGAGTGAATTCGCCTTATAAAATTCCGACGTTGAGTCTGAATTCAAGGTTAAGGAACCTAATGCGCTGGAAAGATTAACGATTCTTCCGGCAGAAGAATTTCTGAGCAATGGAAGCATTGCTTTAGTGACAGAAAATACACCGAAAACGTTTGTCTCATAGGTATTCTTGAGAACAGACAATTCCAGTTCAACGGGAGAGGTGTTTTCTTCGAAAAACACGCCTGCATTATTAATCAAGATATCAAGCAATCCATACTCTTGCTCAATCCATTCTGCTGCGGAGAGAACGGAGCTGGGGTTCGTGACATCAAGAACCACTGTTTTAGCTTTAATTTTCTCCTTTTCCAATAACGTTACGGCCTCATGTCCTTTATTTTCGCTTCTTGCTCCTATTAAAATCTCGTACCCCATATTTCCCAATTGTCTTGCTGTCTCAAAACCGATACCTTTGTTTCCACCTGTAATTAATACGATCTTAGATTTATTCATAAAATTGCCTCCTACATTCTTGTTTTAATACGGCTGCGTTTACCGCATGAGATAAGAATATCAGGGAGACGAATACATTTCTTTGCCTACAAGCTCATTCTATTTGTTTATTTAGCTCATTTTTAAGCCCCTATAGTCATCCTTCTTCAACCTTAGCTGCCGTCTAAACTCTGACGGTGGAAGTCCGAATCTTTCCTTGAATACTTTGGAAAAGTGAGCGATATTTTCGAATCCGGTCGAAAAACAGATATCCGTAACAGATAACGCTGTTTCCGCTAACAGTTCCTTGGCTTTAACCAGCCTTCGATTGCGAACCCATTTGAGCGGGGAGGTGTTGTATATTGCTTGAAAATCCCTTTTGAACGCCGCCAGGCTTCTGCCGGACAAATAGGCCAGGTCGTTAAGGGAAACGGGATTCATGAAGTTCTCCTCCATGATCTTTGTGATGCCGCCACTGTCCTTGCTTATGGGTTGGATCATTTGATGCAACAAACGATCATTCGAATCTGCTATGTGAAACAGCAATTCCATCAGTTTCACACGAACCAGTCCTTCTTTGACTTCGTTAGGGTGCTCGAAATAGGGTTTTAACGACTCGATATAGCTTCCAATGCGGTCATTGATCGGAAAGACTGTTATCGGAACAACCTCATTCACGGGACAAACCGGTTTTAAACCGGCGAATTTGAGGAATTCATCTACTATCTTCTCGTTCAGGAAAAACATCATATAGTCGAGGATGTAATCGGAATCGGGTTCACCCGCTTTCTCGTATTCGACTCCCATTGATTTATGAATAAACATCATTTCGTTGCTCCGCATCGTATATTCTTGATCACCGAAGCGAACTGTATAGACACCCGACTTGATGATTAGCAGAAGATGATCCTGCAAAAAAAAGGTTCCTTTTATGCCTTGCGTGTAAAAGCAGAGTTCGATAACGGACATCCCATCCAGCTTCAAGCTCCCTTTTTTATTCGGAAACTTTACCAGTTCATTAGGCACCTTGACTATTTTGCTTGATCTCATAGTCATGGACGTCCCGCCCTGCTTGTACCTGCGATTGCTCTAGTTTCCATTTCTTGATCATCCTTTCGGTTATGCCAGTCTGCGCTTACGTTTCAACACTTATCCTTTTAGTATAACTGGAACCCGGCGCGAATACTTTGCTGAAAAGCTCAAACGACTTGTTCATTTAGCTCCAGACGAGCAAGTGCTAAAATAGAATGAAAATAAAGGATTAGACTGTGAAAATGTGGGTATGTATTGTTATCACTAACCAGCACAAAAGGGGAGAAATAAAGCATGGGAGTTTCTGTTTATTACACTTGTACGAGAAATCATAACCTTACGGGCAGTGAGGAGCAGGAGATCAGGGCCATCATTGATAAATACAATGCGGGTTTTGAATTGAAGGATATTGGAGAAACATTATATGTTTATGACTATGATCAGGATGAACCAACGGTGATCTTTGCAGGTTCGACAAAGCTGCCCCTTTCAAATGATTTTGAAGATACATTGAATGCGCTGTATTATTGGTTGGCCTGTTTGACGGATATTAGAAGAAGTATTTCTAGTGGGGATTGGCATGTGCATCTAGATGATACGGATGCTATTTGGGATGAGGAGACGGGTTGGCAAATGCCCGGTGATTAGTATTCTTAGGTGGAACAATCTTTTATTACCCAATCTTTTCCCCACAGGACTCTATTTAATGATTGTTATCCCATCAATATTTATTGCTACGGAAGCTGGAAGAGTATAATTTATCCCCTTTTGTTAAGAGACGAAATTCGATTGGAGTCAAAATCGTGTTTCGTCTTTTTCGTATGCAATCTTAGATATCCGCATACTGACCGTCACAACATGTCTCACTCCTCAATAGTATAAAACTAAAGGGGGAGTGATTATGACTCGTTGGGTTAGCAGATTCCTCTCAAGCATACTGGCTGTTGCGGTTCTAACATTGGGCATGCATATAGCTGCTGCTTTTGCCGTCAGCAAGGTGTCCATTACATCCATGACTGTCACCAAATCCGGCATTACGGTTAGTCCTTATAACAGTAACCCGGCATTATCCAAGGAGCAGCAAGACAAAGCGTATCGTAATTACAAAAATCTGACACGCGTCGTGATGATAGAAAAGTATGTACTGTCCAGTCAAGGAACCAAGACAAAGATAGGCATTGGTGCAGGCTTTATGTTACCCGGCGGATACATTGTCACTAATAATCACGTGGCTCCCGCCAGCTATAATGGAAAGAAATTACGATTCCAAATCACCTTTTATGCGCAAAAATCGGACGGGTATCTGCTTGGCTCACTAGTTGCTACAGATGTGAAGGAAGACCTCTCCCTGCTGAAGATTGACGCTAACAAAATCCCTAAGCCCTATCAAGACAGCTATTTCAAGAAATTCAACCTTGAGCCAAAAGCCAATGAAAAGGTGACAGTCATAGGGCACCCTACTAAGCCAATAGAAAACTCAGACACCGGTAATACCAAGAGGTACACCTGGACACCGCTCTACGGAACATTCACCGCCGATGATGTGGCCGTTATCCGGAAATCGAAAAATGCGTCAACACCCGATGTGTACACCCACTCCATGGAATTCAATGTGCAAACCTGGCCTGGAAATAGCGGCAGTGCTGTCATAGATTCGAGCGATAAAATAGTGGGGGTAATCTCCTCCACTATCCTGGGTGAACCCCGGTCCTTTGCCACCAGTTCGAAGCTTATCTTGCAGTTCATAGAAAACAACGATTTGTCTGAAGCCATTTTTGGACACGCCGCTGGCGGAGATTCTTCCTGAATCAACCCTGTGCACTGGATAAAAGCGGGACTCTTCATGAGCCCCGCCTTCTGAGTTATACGTATGTTGCTGCGCTTGTGCACGTTATTTGCGTTATAAAATGTGAACGGTGGCAACGTCCTTGCCTGCCCACAGATTGAAGCTGTACCCCGGTTCCCACAAATGCCAAGGTGCTTCGTCCACAATAAAAGCCACATCCGCGTACGTATCCCAAGTACCCTCCACTTGACTTGTGATTCTGACCAATACAGTCCAGGTATCCCCCTGCATGACCCTGTCAATGATCTCCCCATAGTCAACAACGATATCACGTATCCATTCATTTCTGGAGAATTTGCTGGGATCTCGGTGCCAGGTTATTAGAGCTTGCGCGTGTCTTATGTCGTTGATGGGGTTGCCAGCCCCAGACCGTTCATTACATAAGGACGAGCAATGTCGACGAGCACATCGGTCCGATTGTTCTCCCCGGCATTTAACCAATAATGCGCAGCGCCATAGATAGCTGAACCTGTCATCGCCGCCATGATTTTGATATGATGAATATCCGTCCCATGGCAGGTATCCCCCTTCATAAATATGCTCTCTATGGTTTGCTGCAGCAATTTCTTTATTTTATCATCGACCAGCTTAGCCATCGGATTGGAATCTAT is part of the Paenibacillus sp. FSL M7-0420 genome and harbors:
- a CDS encoding DUF6809 family protein, which encodes MILEDLYYGSLRPNERMKPNDPESRRINQRIIDSLLMLKERLPQEDFDQVEELLELHSESCSLHSALSFIQGYKIGALMMIEVFGGEKESNHEGIN
- a CDS encoding amidohydrolase, whose protein sequence is MKTLIKGSTILTMGIEEPYIGDILIDGDRIADIQSIISTGADVIIHGGGMAAMPGLINAHQHSSMSLLRGFSDDLKLMDWLNQKMLPAEARMTPEDIYWGAKLAMAEMIKSGTTTFADMYIHMNEIAAAVEEAGMRASLTRGLTFLENDGGRRMSEALDLVRHWSGAADGRITTMLGPHSPYTVPPQPFRELIDLAEQEDIPLHTHLAETKEEVIQIREKYNQTPTEYLYHLGLFEQAHVLLAHSVHLNRRDIGYLKSMRGGVSHNPVSNLKLGCGIAPIKDMADQGITIGLGTDGAGSATTLDMFEEIRAATWLQKLDYGDPTKLPAMDALRMATAGSAQLLRIAHEVGTLEIGKKADIILIDMRKPHLQPVHNLHSLLAYCANGADVDTTIVNGKVLMQGRQLLTIDEDELLEQVSMRSKRIVEGI
- a CDS encoding helix-turn-helix domain-containing protein; the protein is MTMRSSKIVKVPNELVKFPNKKGSLKLDGMSVIELCFYTQGIKGTFFLQDHLLLIIKSGVYTVRFGDQEYTMRSNEMMFIHKSMGVEYEKAGEPDSDYILDYMMFFLNEKIVDEFLKFAGLKPVCPVNEVVPITVFPINDRIGSYIESLKPYFEHPNEVKEGLVRVKLMELLFHIADSNDRLLHQMIQPISKDSGGITKIMEENFMNPVSLNDLAYLSGRSLAAFKRDFQAIYNTSPLKWVRNRRLVKAKELLAETALSVTDICFSTGFENIAHFSKVFKERFGLPPSEFRRQLRLKKDDYRGLKMS
- a CDS encoding serine protease; translated protein: MTRWVSRFLSSILAVAVLTLGMHIAAAFAVSKVSITSMTVTKSGITVSPYNSNPALSKEQQDKAYRNYKNLTRVVMIEKYVLSSQGTKTKIGIGAGFMLPGGYIVTNNHVAPASYNGKKLRFQITFYAQKSDGYLLGSLVATDVKEDLSLLKIDANKIPKPYQDSYFKKFNLEPKANEKVTVIGHPTKPIENSDTGNTKRYTWTPLYGTFTADDVAVIRKSKNASTPDVYTHSMEFNVQTWPGNSGSAVIDSSDKIVGVISSTILGEPRSFATSSKLILQFIENNDLSEAIFGHAAGGDSS
- a CDS encoding MerR family transcriptional regulator; this translates as MKIKEVADMLKISQRAIRFYEAKGLIAPSKQADNQYRRFDEEDIWRLQTIIALRESGMPVSEIRTALLDIEAKGNSQLRYLLELQRSVMFTKWVEMQQIIETTDQMIETLKNDHTLPLDDIYILAEGSRRLREQRTWKDKWGYDRLAGVHDQLVQEDTRKYGDYDEALRLVVKWVSPILGDRGLDIGTGTGNLAGRLIHEGAVMAGVDQSNEMLKECQRKFPEMETKLGNFLALPYLDGKFDFIVSSFALHHLTSGQMLLAVQEMRRVLKPHGRICIADLMIDGEGSTAHEGDEDSLLLPKLIDLLEDSGCITKHLKVNRLLHVVLAVPIR
- a CDS encoding SDR family oxidoreductase, producing MNKSKIVLITGGNKGIGFETARQLGNMGYEILIGARSENKGHEAVTLLEKEKIKAKTVVLDVTNPSSVLSAAEWIEQEYGLLDILINNAGVFFEENTSPVELELSVLKNTYETNVFGVFSVTKAMLPLLRNSSAGRIVNLSSALGSLTLNSDSTSEFYKANSLAYNSSKTAVNALTVSFAKDLSDSPIKINSVCPGFTATDLNGNSGYRSVEQAASVVVELATIASDGPTGGFFDEHGVVAW